A genomic region of Brevibacillus sp. JNUCC-41 contains the following coding sequences:
- a CDS encoding YaiI/YqxD family protein: protein MNNKPTIHVDADACPVKDEILHCANLHDVEVCFVASYKNMMNNPEGKWVYVDADKEAADLYIVNSVKKGDIVVTADIGLAGTLLPKNVYVLSPRGKEYTDENIFMLLDMRYQSAKLRRQGKHTKGPKAFTKEDRACFTNKLMKTLSNFAGN from the coding sequence ATGAATAATAAACCTACGATACACGTCGATGCCGATGCATGCCCGGTGAAAGACGAAATCCTTCATTGTGCAAATTTGCACGATGTTGAAGTCTGTTTTGTTGCATCATATAAAAATATGATGAATAACCCTGAAGGTAAATGGGTTTATGTCGATGCAGACAAAGAAGCGGCAGATCTTTATATAGTAAACTCAGTAAAAAAGGGTGATATTGTCGTTACAGCAGATATTGGTTTGGCTGGGACCCTGCTTCCTAAAAACGTTTATGTCCTTTCGCCAAGGGGAAAAGAATACACTGACGAGAATATTTTCATGCTCTTGGATATGCGTTATCAGTCGGCGAAACTCCGCAGGCAGGGTAAGCATACGAAAGGGCCGAAAGCATTCACAAAGGAAGATCGTGCATGTTTTACAAATAAACTTATGAAAACATTGTCGAACTTTGCAGGGAATTAG
- a CDS encoding pyruvate, water dikinase regulatory protein: MTENMNGSIIYVVSDSVGETAELVTKAAASQFSGSAFSIKRIPYIEDEQNVDEVISLAKLDGAIIAYTLVKPAIRAYMKAQVEKENLSAYDILGPLMDILQERAPKGPLNEPGLVRKLDDDYFKRVEAIEFAVKYDDGRDPRGILRADIVLVGVSRTSKTPLSQYLAHKRYKVANVPLVPEVEPPEELFLVPPEKCIGLKISPEKLNHIRKERLKSLGLNDHAIYANVERIKEELTYFDTIISRLNCPIIDVTNKAVEETANLIINILQNKNR, translated from the coding sequence ATGACGGAGAATATGAACGGTTCTATTATATATGTTGTATCGGATTCAGTAGGGGAAACAGCGGAATTGGTTACAAAAGCCGCTGCAAGCCAGTTCTCGGGATCTGCTTTTTCCATAAAGAGAATTCCGTATATTGAAGATGAACAAAATGTGGATGAAGTGATATCACTGGCTAAGTTGGATGGGGCGATCATTGCTTATACTCTTGTCAAGCCAGCCATTAGAGCGTATATGAAAGCACAGGTCGAGAAAGAAAACCTGTCTGCTTATGACATTTTAGGGCCGCTCATGGACATCCTTCAGGAAAGGGCGCCAAAAGGGCCGCTTAATGAGCCTGGTCTGGTGAGAAAGCTGGATGATGACTATTTCAAGCGTGTGGAAGCCATTGAATTTGCTGTAAAATATGATGATGGACGTGACCCACGGGGCATTTTACGTGCAGATATCGTCCTTGTGGGTGTTTCGCGCACTTCCAAAACACCATTATCACAGTATTTAGCCCACAAGCGCTATAAAGTGGCGAACGTACCTTTAGTGCCTGAAGTGGAACCTCCAGAAGAGCTGTTCCTGGTACCTCCTGAAAAATGCATCGGTTTAAAGATCAGCCCGGAAAAGCTGAACCATATTCGTAAAGAACGATTAAAGTCACTTGGGCTCAATGATCATGCCATTTACGCAAATGTGGAGCGAATAAAAGAAGAATTGACATACTTTGATACAATCATATCAAGGTTGAACTGTCCTATCATTGATGTAACCAATAAGGCTGTCGAAGAAACAGCCAATTTGATAATCAATATCCTTCAAAATAAAAACCGTTGA
- a CDS encoding helix-turn-helix transcriptional regulator, with the protein MVIIIQLNKRQEHILQIVKENGPITGEHIADRLNLTRATLRPDLAILTMAGFLDARPRVGYFYTGRSGTQLLTDSLNHLYVRDYQSIPVVVDEGISVYDAIVMMFLEDVGTMFVVDKHALLVGVLSRKDLLRASIGKQELNSIPVNIIMTRMPNITMCSKEDLLIDVAKKLIDKQIDSLPVVKDTEKGYEVIGRITKTNITKAFVALADEGY; encoded by the coding sequence GTGGTGATTATAATCCAATTGAATAAGCGTCAGGAACATATTTTACAAATCGTAAAAGAAAACGGACCGATTACTGGAGAGCATATTGCGGATAGATTGAACCTTACCAGGGCGACACTTCGTCCAGATCTAGCGATTTTAACGATGGCAGGTTTTCTTGATGCCAGGCCCCGGGTGGGGTATTTCTATACAGGCAGGTCAGGGACACAGCTTTTGACAGATAGCCTCAACCATCTTTATGTACGAGACTACCAATCGATACCTGTCGTTGTTGACGAGGGCATTTCCGTATATGATGCAATAGTCATGATGTTTTTAGAAGATGTCGGAACAATGTTCGTCGTCGATAAGCATGCATTGCTTGTTGGTGTCTTATCAAGGAAAGACTTGTTGCGTGCGAGTATTGGGAAACAAGAGCTTAACTCCATTCCAGTCAACATCATCATGACTAGGATGCCCAATATTACCATGTGTTCAAAAGAAGACCTGTTGATTGATGTTGCCAAAAAATTGATTGATAAACAAATCGACTCATTACCGGTCGTCAAAGACACAGAAAAAGGCTATGAAGTAATTGGAAGGATTACAAAAACCAATATTACGAAAGCATTCGTAGCTTTGGCTGATGAAGGCTATTAG
- the glyS gene encoding glycine--tRNA ligase subunit beta yields MSKRDLLLEIGLEELPARFVTASMKQLSDKVQQWLTEKAIEFGTVEAFSTPRRLAVLVKDVEESQKDIEEEAKGPAKKIALDSEGNWSKAALGFVRGQGMTPEDIYFKELKGVEYAHVNKFIKGQQTAQLLSELQEIISGMTFPKNMRWANQELRFVRPIKWLIALFGNDIVPFSIADVETGRETKGHRFLGNSAIIEQPERYEDTLKEQFIMADPDKRRQVILDQIKELEQEKGWIIPVDEDLLEEVNNLVEYPTVLFGHFEEEFLELPAEVLITSMKEHQRYFPVKDKDGKLLAYFVTVRNGDDRHLDKVSKGNEKVLRARLSDAAFFYQEDQKKEISDALKKLDSIVYHEEIGTLAEKTARVTAVTGALADALNLKAEKEMALRTAAIAKFDLVSHMVYEFPELQGYMGEKYALLKGEAKEVAAAINEHYMPRHADDIVPPSVIGAVVSLAEKIDTLSSFFAIGVIPTGSQDPYALRRQASGVVQILAEKKWDIPLEELIVLGLKGLESKGILKRDLEEVKADMFIFFKARVKHLLQEQQIRYDLIDAVLFNEIGYIHSIVERAHVLNAKKDEAGFKESLEALSRVMNIAVKCDKKVTVDPNAFENDQENALYVKYQKVAKRYLESKDENERFEQLVSLQTEIESYFENTMVMAEDEAIRNNRLSLMKEISDLVAGFAAMNKIILT; encoded by the coding sequence ATGAGCAAGCGTGATTTGTTATTGGAGATTGGATTGGAAGAGCTGCCTGCCCGTTTTGTGACAGCATCAATGAAACAATTGTCAGATAAAGTACAGCAATGGCTAACGGAAAAAGCGATTGAATTCGGAACGGTTGAAGCTTTTTCCACACCAAGACGTTTAGCTGTATTGGTGAAAGATGTGGAAGAATCCCAAAAGGATATCGAAGAAGAAGCAAAAGGTCCGGCTAAGAAAATCGCTTTGGACAGTGAAGGCAACTGGTCTAAAGCCGCATTGGGATTCGTCAGGGGTCAAGGCATGACTCCAGAGGACATTTATTTTAAAGAACTCAAGGGTGTGGAATATGCCCATGTGAATAAATTCATAAAAGGACAGCAGACTGCTCAGCTTTTATCTGAGCTTCAGGAAATCATCAGCGGCATGACTTTCCCGAAAAATATGCGCTGGGCCAATCAGGAGCTCCGCTTCGTCCGTCCGATTAAATGGCTGATTGCCTTATTCGGCAATGACATAGTTCCATTTAGCATTGCTGACGTGGAAACGGGCCGTGAAACAAAAGGACACCGTTTCTTGGGCAATAGCGCAATCATCGAGCAGCCGGAACGGTATGAAGATACGCTAAAAGAACAATTTATAATGGCGGATCCAGATAAACGCCGACAAGTTATATTGGATCAGATTAAAGAGCTTGAGCAGGAGAAAGGCTGGATCATCCCGGTCGATGAAGATCTGCTTGAAGAAGTCAATAATTTGGTAGAGTATCCAACGGTGTTATTTGGACATTTTGAAGAAGAATTCCTAGAGCTTCCTGCTGAGGTACTTATCACATCAATGAAGGAACACCAACGTTATTTCCCTGTTAAAGATAAGGACGGGAAACTGCTTGCTTACTTTGTAACCGTGCGTAACGGCGATGACCGTCATTTGGATAAGGTCTCTAAAGGGAATGAAAAAGTATTGCGTGCCCGCTTATCGGATGCAGCATTCTTCTATCAAGAAGATCAGAAAAAAGAGATTTCGGATGCTTTGAAAAAACTTGACAGCATCGTTTATCATGAAGAAATTGGTACATTGGCCGAGAAAACTGCCCGGGTAACTGCAGTGACCGGTGCCCTTGCGGATGCTTTGAATTTAAAGGCCGAAAAAGAAATGGCGCTTCGTACAGCGGCAATTGCCAAGTTCGATTTAGTGAGTCATATGGTTTATGAATTCCCTGAATTGCAAGGGTATATGGGTGAAAAATATGCTCTCCTAAAAGGGGAAGCCAAAGAAGTGGCCGCGGCTATCAATGAACATTATATGCCAAGACATGCGGATGACATTGTACCACCTTCAGTCATTGGTGCAGTTGTGAGTTTAGCTGAAAAAATTGATACTCTGTCTTCATTCTTCGCCATTGGTGTCATTCCGACAGGTTCCCAAGATCCTTACGCATTAAGAAGGCAGGCGAGCGGGGTCGTCCAAATCCTAGCTGAGAAAAAATGGGATATTCCTTTAGAGGAGCTTATTGTTTTAGGCCTTAAAGGACTGGAATCAAAAGGCATCTTAAAACGTGATCTTGAAGAAGTTAAAGCGGATATGTTCATATTCTTTAAAGCCCGTGTCAAACACCTGCTTCAAGAACAGCAAATCCGTTACGATCTGATTGATGCAGTTCTGTTCAATGAGATCGGCTATATCCATTCCATCGTGGAACGTGCACATGTCTTGAATGCGAAAAAAGACGAAGCTGGCTTTAAAGAAAGTTTGGAAGCTTTGAGTCGCGTCATGAACATTGCCGTGAAATGTGACAAAAAGGTAACTGTCGACCCTAATGCCTTTGAGAATGATCAAGAGAATGCGTTATACGTAAAATATCAAAAAGTGGCAAAGCGTTATTTGGAATCCAAAGATGAGAATGAGCGGTTTGAACAGCTTGTTTCGCTTCAAACGGAAATAGAGTCATATTTCGAGAATACAATGGTCATGGCAGAGGATGAAGCAATCCGTAATAACCGTTTATCCTTAATGAAGGAAATCAGTGATTTAGTTGCAGGTTTTGCTGCCATGAATAAAATCATCCTTACATGA
- the glyQ gene encoding glycine--tRNA ligase subunit alpha: MNIQNMILTLQKHWSEQGCILMNAYDVEKGAGTMSPYTFLRAIGPEPWSVAYVEPSRRPADGRYGENPNRLYQHHQFQVIMKPSPDNIQELYLDSLRALGINPLEHDIRFVEDNWENPSLGCAGLGWEVWLDGMEITQFTYFQQVGGLECKPVSVEITYGIERLASYIQDKENVFDLEWTDGFTVRDIFGQPEYEHSKYTFETSDLDMLFQLFTMYEKEAHRQMEEGLVHPAYDYVLKCSHTFNLLDAKGAISVTERTGYIARCRNLARKVAKTFYEEREKLGFPILKVKGENTNEQA, encoded by the coding sequence ATGAATATTCAAAATATGATTTTAACGTTACAAAAGCATTGGTCTGAACAAGGCTGCATATTGATGAATGCTTATGATGTAGAGAAAGGGGCAGGAACGATGAGCCCATACACGTTCCTGAGAGCCATTGGACCGGAGCCTTGGAGCGTTGCTTACGTGGAACCTTCCCGCCGTCCTGCTGACGGCCGTTATGGCGAGAACCCTAATCGACTGTATCAGCATCATCAGTTCCAAGTGATCATGAAGCCGTCGCCTGACAATATCCAAGAGTTATATTTGGATTCATTACGCGCATTAGGGATAAATCCGCTTGAGCATGATATTCGCTTTGTGGAGGACAACTGGGAAAATCCATCACTAGGGTGTGCTGGTCTAGGTTGGGAAGTATGGCTTGATGGAATGGAAATCACTCAATTTACATATTTCCAACAAGTGGGCGGCCTTGAGTGTAAGCCGGTTTCAGTGGAAATTACATACGGAATCGAACGTCTCGCCTCTTACATTCAAGATAAGGAAAATGTATTTGACCTAGAATGGACAGATGGATTCACAGTTCGGGATATATTTGGTCAGCCGGAATACGAACATTCGAAATATACGTTCGAAACCTCCGACCTTGATATGCTATTCCAGCTTTTCACGATGTATGAAAAGGAAGCGCATCGCCAAATGGAAGAAGGACTTGTACATCCTGCATATGATTATGTCTTGAAATGTTCACATACATTTAACCTTTTGGATGCCAAAGGTGCCATCTCGGTGACGGAAAGAACGGGTTATATTGCCCGTTGCCGTAACTTAGCGCGTAAGGTTGCCAAAACCTTCTATGAAGAGCGGGAAAAATTAGGCTTCCCGATCCTGAAAGTGAAAGGGGAGAATACAAATGAGCAAGCGTGA
- the recO gene encoding DNA repair protein RecO, whose amino-acid sequence MLQKCEGIVIRRTAYGENNKIITIYTRELGKIGVMARGASKPNSRLSAVTQLFCSGYFLVTTSTGLGSLQQGEMVDSLRFIREDLFATAYASYIVELLDKSVEDKKPNPYLYELLSQTLHYINEEYDAEVLTFIFEMKMLPVNGINPVLNQCAVCGETEGEFSFSLREAGFICHRCLGKDPYHYKISPAAVKLLRIFYYFDLSRLGNISVKPETKKELRKIIDAYYEEYSGLHLKSKKFLKQIDTMKDMF is encoded by the coding sequence ATGCTCCAAAAATGTGAGGGCATTGTCATAAGGCGAACTGCATATGGAGAAAATAACAAAATCATTACTATATATACCCGTGAGCTAGGAAAAATTGGCGTTATGGCTAGAGGAGCCAGTAAACCAAACAGCAGGCTTTCTGCCGTCACACAGCTTTTTTGCTCCGGGTATTTTCTTGTAACCACATCAACCGGACTCGGTAGTCTTCAGCAAGGCGAAATGGTCGATTCACTCCGTTTCATACGGGAGGATCTTTTTGCCACTGCTTATGCTTCATATATTGTTGAATTGCTTGATAAAAGCGTCGAGGATAAGAAGCCGAATCCGTATTTATATGAATTGCTTTCGCAAACCTTGCATTACATAAACGAGGAATATGACGCAGAGGTTTTGACATTCATTTTTGAAATGAAGATGCTGCCCGTAAATGGGATTAACCCAGTGCTGAATCAGTGTGCTGTATGTGGTGAAACGGAAGGGGAATTCTCCTTCTCGCTTCGGGAAGCGGGCTTTATCTGTCACCGCTGTCTGGGGAAAGACCCTTATCATTATAAAATTTCACCTGCAGCCGTCAAATTGCTTCGAATCTTTTATTATTTCGATTTATCAAGGCTCGGAAACATTTCCGTTAAGCCTGAAACGAAAAAAGAACTTCGGAAGATCATCGATGCATATTATGAGGAATATTCCGGTCTGCATTTGAAATCAAAAAAGTTCCTGAAACAGATTGATACGATGAAAGATATGTTTTAG
- a CDS encoding YqzL family protein, protein MLDFTWELFTETGNVDTYLLFKEIEVERQERHLVLNDELAEIDFPVS, encoded by the coding sequence ATGTTGGATTTTACCTGGGAGTTATTTACTGAAACAGGTAATGTGGACACCTATTTGCTGTTTAAGGAGATAGAAGTCGAGAGACAGGAAAGACACTTGGTATTGAACGATGAGCTAGCAGAAATTGATTTTCCTGTTTCATAG